Proteins found in one Xenopus laevis strain J_2021 chromosome 1L, Xenopus_laevis_v10.1, whole genome shotgun sequence genomic segment:
- the LOC108698034 gene encoding uncharacterized protein LOC108698034 — protein MSRIPIVSRPKPALSAPLSPRNANLENLIHIPLSPSLPSLLPFSCALWNAGSACNKLTAIHELFHSHSINMLAVTETWLPPTDTACPAALASFTHTPRPGDRQGGGVGILLSPHCTFRVLDVLPCLCFNSFEVHTIRLYSPLSLRVAVIYRSPGPVSQFLNNFAAWLLYFLSSSLPSIIVGDFNMPIGNHNSSAASPLLSLTSSFGLTQWAPSHTHSEGHSLGLVFTRCCNISNFSNSPFPFSDHNLLSFDVFRSPIQKPPKATRTQRHIHNFDLRDLSSALSEIDSHSCRNTAVTHHNTTLSNMLDKVTHRATYKRKQKTQPWQTHQTLYLKRCSRTAERYWRKSRAQADFLHYKFMLSSYTAALTLAKEAYFATLLSTDQ, from the coding sequence ATGTCTCGCATTCCTATTGTCTCTAGACCTAAACCTGCACTCTCAGCACCACTTTCTCCCAGAAATGCTAACCTGGAGAATTTAATCCACATTCCTCTCTCTCCTTCACTCCCTTCACTTCTCCCATTCAGTTGTGCACTATGGAACGCTGGCTCTGCTTGCAACAAGCTAACAGCTATCCATGAGCTATTTCATTCCCACTCAATCAACATGCTAGCtgtcactgaaacatggctcccACCCACAGACACTGCATGCCCTGCAGCACTCGCATCGTTCACCCACACCCCTAGACCTGGTGATAGGCAAGGAGGAGGGGTAGGGATCTTGCTGTCCCCACACTGTACTTTTCGGGTACTAGATGTTCTTCCATGCCTATGCTTTAATAGTTTTGAAGTCCACACAATACGTCTATATTCTCCCCTCTCCCTCCGCGTAGCTGTAATATATCGTTCTCCAGGACCTGTATCTCAGTTCCTAAataactttgctgcttggctctTATATTTCCTATCCTCAAGTCTGCCCTCTATTATTGTAGGGGACTTCAATATGCCTATTGGCAACCACAACAGCTCAGCAGCATCTCCTCTGCTGTCCCTTACCAGCTCATTTGGGCTCACTCAGTGGGCTCCATCCCACACACACTCTGAAGGGCACAGTCTGGGCCTGGTATTCACTCGTTGTTGCAATATCTCTAATTTCTCAAATtctccatttcctttttctgatcACAACCTTCTGTCTTTTGATGTTTTCCGCTCTCCCATCCAAAAACCACCAAAAGCCACTAGAACTCAAAGACAtatccataattttgatctccgtGATCTTTCTTCAGCACTGTCTGAAATCGACTCCCATTCTTGCCGAAATACAGCCGTTACACATCATAACACTACACTATCCAACATGCTTGACAAAGTGACACATCGCGCTacttacaaaagaaaacaaaaaacccaGCCCTGGCAAACACACCAGACTCTGTATCTGAAGAGGTGCAGTAGAACGGCCGAGCGCTACTGGAGGAAATCTCGCGCTCAAGCTGACTTCCTACACTACAAATTCATGCTTTCCTCTTACACTGCTGCCCTCACTCTTGCCAAGGAAGCTTATTTTGCCACATTATTATCAACTGATCAATAA